A region from the Triticum aestivum cultivar Chinese Spring chromosome 3D, IWGSC CS RefSeq v2.1, whole genome shotgun sequence genome encodes:
- the LOC100125731 gene encoding acyl transferase 7, with protein MASQATYPHIKSKQGAVAVSQLPNIRAHRSLLSLPPAALSSCGFVAMAAVNKSVERLAQRLVAPAEPTPVGPLRLSWLDRYPTQMALIESLHVFKPALDRHFDGGDDAGPARTIERALAQALVNYYPLAGHLGFTEEGGLLQVDCGGEGSGVWFTEAAAACALEDVEYLEHPMMIAKDELLPPTPAQEEDERRLVLLVQVTTFACGGFVVGFRFSHAVSDGPGAAQFMAAVGELARGRSSVEGLAVEPQWGREAIPDPAGAVVGSLPSPAGAKRLEYLAMDISADYINHFKSQYNSSHTGSWCSAFEVLVAKAWQSRTRAAGFEPDSTVHLCFAMNARPLLHASLPRAGAGFYGNCYYIMRVSAPAGKVSGSSIPEVVKIIKDGKRRMPSEFARWATGEAGADGGEDPYQITSDYRTLLVSDWTRLGFAEVDYGWGPPAHVVPLTNLDYIATCILVKPWAHKPGARLITQCVTPDRVAAFHQGMLDMN; from the coding sequence ATGGCAAGTCAAGCAACCTACCCACACATCAAATCCAAGCAAGGAGCAGTAGCAGTCAGCCAACTGCCGAACATCCGAGCCCACCGATCACTTCTTTCTCTCCCGCCAGCTGCACTGAGTTCTTGCGGCTTCGTTGCAATGGCGGCCGTGAACAAGTCCGTCGAGCGGCTGGCGCAGCGCCTGGTGGCGCCGGCCGAGCCCACGCCGGTCGGCCCGCTCCGCCTGTCCTGGCTCGACCGCTACCCCACCCAGATGGCGCTCATCGAGTCGCTGCACGTCTTCAAGCCGGCTCTTGACCGGCATTTTGACGGCGGCGACGACGCTGGCCCGGCGAGGACCATCGAACGGGCTCTGGCGCAGGCTCTTGTCAACTACTACCCGCTCGCCGGCCATCTGGGGTTCACGGAGGAAGGTGGGCTGCTGCAGGTCGACTGCGGCGGTGAGGGCAGCGGCGTCTGGTTCACGGAGGCCGCGGCTGCCTGCGCGCTCGAGGACGTGGAGTACCTGGAGCACCCCATGATGATCGCCAAGGACGAGCTGCTCCCGCCCACGCCCGCTCAGGAGGAGGACGAGCGCAGGCTCGTCCTGCTCGTCCAGGTCACCACCTTCGCGTGCGGTGGCTTCGTCGTCGGCTTCCGCTTCAGCCACGCCGTCTCCGACGGCCCCGGCGCCGCGCAGTTTATGGCCGCCGTCGGTGAGCTCGCCCGCGGCCGTAGCAGCGTGGAAGGCCTGGCGGTGGAGCCGCAATGGGGCCGCGAGGCGATCCCGGACCCGGCCGGCGCCGTCGTCGGCAGCCTGCCGAGCCCCGCAGGCGCCAAGCGGCTCGAGTACCTCGCCATGGACATCTCCGCGGACTACATCAACCACTTCAAGTCTCAGTACAACTCGTCACACACCGGCTCCTGGTGCTCGGCGTTCGAGGTGCTGGTGGCCAAGGCGTGGCAGAGCCGCACCCGCGCGGCGGGGTTCGAGCCGGACTCCACCGTGCACCTCTGCTTCGCCATGAACGCGCGGCCCCTCCTGCACGCCTCGCTCCCGCGCGCCGGCGCCGGGTTCTACGGCAACTGCTACTACATCATGCGCGTCTCGGCGCCCGCGGGAAAGGTGTCCGGCTCCTCCATCCCGGAAGTGGTGAAGATCATCAAGGACGGGAAGAGACGGATGCCCTCCGAGTTCGCGCGATGGGCGACCGGGGaggccggcgccgacggcggcgaggACCCGTACCAGATCACGTCGGACTACCGCACGCTACTGGTGTCGGACTGGACGCGGCTCGGGTTCGCCGAGGTGGACTACGGCTGGGGCCCGCCGGCGCACGTCGTGCCGCTCACGAACCTGGACTACATCGCGACGTGCATCTTGGTGAAGCCGTGGGCGCACAAGCCAGGGGCGCGGCTCATCACCCAGTGCGTGACGCCCGACCGTGTCGCCGCCTTCCACCAGGGAATGCTGGACATGAACTGA
- the LOC123076168 gene encoding octanoyltransferase LIP2p2, chloroplastic, translating to MLPRKVSVGELLPENRPFVPWSRVPDGAPYLRLACDCPRSPRLPCDRAHPSFPGLPRDTTTAASRATVSPASQVYRPPPPAAPASPPSTATSSQPSTSSPSRIDRTRCELFDLHQQIVPLVDSWGWQKSIVERRKPLVGIDTDTDEDHSDTLIALQHPPVYTLGNGSSEKYLNFNIEDSPIESHRIDRAGEVTYHGPGQLVLYPILNLRYQKKDLNWYQRSLETVVNRALQSAFSIKASTIEGLTGVWVGMLLSIWIPQNVLPCYHVSFLTCTPSVPIYSSWF from the exons ATGTTGCCGCGCAAAGTTAGCGTTGGAG AGCTGCTCCCTGAGAATCGGCCGTTCGTCCCCTGGTCTCGGGTTCCCGACGGGGCGCCGTACCTCCGTCTTGCCTGCGACTGCCCCCGCTCCCCCCGTCTCCCCTGCGACCGCGCCCACCCCTCCTTCCCCGGTCTCCCCCGCgacaccaccaccgccgcctctcGCGCCACCGTCTCCCCCGCCTCCCAAGTCTATcgaccaccgccgcccgccgcccctgctTCCCCCCCGTCCACCGCGACCTCCTCACAGCCCAGCACCTCGTCTCCCTCTCGAATCGACCGAACTCG GTGTGAACTCTTTGATCTCCATCAGCAGATAGTTCCTCTTGTTGATTCATGGGGTTGGCAGAAGTCCATTGTTGAGAGGAGGAAACCGTTGGTAGGCATAGACACGGACACAGATGAAGATCACTCGGACACCTTAATCGCGCTGCAGCATCCACCGGTTTATACACTGGGCAACGGCAGTAGTGAGAAATACCTCAATTTCAATATAGAAGATTCTCCTATTGAGAGTCATCGTATTGATCGTGCTGGAGAGGTAACATATCATGGTCCTGGACAG CTCGTTCTGTACCCGATTCTCAATTTGCGGTATCAAAAGAAGGATCTTAACTGGTACCAAAGATCACTTGAAACTGTGGTCAATCGTGCCCTTCAGTCCGCATTCTCTATTAAGGCATCAACAATAGAAGGCCTCACTGGTGTTTGGGTTGGTATGTTACTATCCATTTGGATACCGCAAAATGTTTTACCATGTTATCACGTATCTTTCttaacttgtactccctccgttccgatttactcgtcgtggttttag